A window from Nocardioides mesophilus encodes these proteins:
- a CDS encoding ArsA-related P-loop ATPase, whose product MRILLFTGKGGVGKTTTAAGTAALAAGAGLRTLVLSTDAAHSLADAFAVPIGAEPTQLSENLFVQRWTPRHGSSAPGPISRATCSGCSMPPESTRSRPRS is encoded by the coding sequence TTGCGCATCCTCCTGTTCACCGGCAAGGGCGGTGTCGGCAAGACGACCACTGCGGCGGGGACGGCGGCCCTGGCTGCTGGAGCCGGTCTGCGCACGCTGGTGCTCTCGACGGATGCTGCGCATTCTCTGGCCGACGCGTTCGCGGTCCCGATCGGCGCGGAGCCGACGCAGCTCTCCGAGAACCTGTTCGTGCAGCGGTGGACGCCCAGGCACGGTTCGAGCGCTCCTGGGCCGATATCCAGGGCTACCTGCTCCGGGTGCTCGATGCCGCCGGAGTCGACCCGATCACGGCCGAGGAGCTGA
- a CDS encoding SRPBCC family protein, with the protein MAEQTTSSITIAATPPLIMAVISDFDAYPQWAQGVKIAQVVKGDVPRPERVHFELDASPIKDSYTLEYDWRGDESVYWRLVEGKMLKAMDGAYELAEAVGGLTEVTYRLAVDISIPMIGMLKRKAEKVIIDTALKGLKKRVESLG; encoded by the coding sequence ATGGCTGAACAGACCACCTCCAGCATCACCATCGCGGCCACTCCGCCGCTGATCATGGCCGTCATCAGTGACTTCGACGCTTACCCGCAGTGGGCCCAGGGCGTCAAGATCGCCCAGGTGGTGAAGGGTGACGTGCCGCGGCCGGAGCGGGTGCATTTCGAGCTCGACGCCAGCCCGATCAAAGACTCCTACACACTGGAGTACGACTGGCGCGGCGACGAGTCGGTCTACTGGAGGCTTGTCGAAGGCAAGATGCTCAAGGCGATGGACGGGGCCTACGAGCTCGCGGAGGCCGTCGGCGGCCTCACAGAGGTGACCTATCGTCTCGCAGTCGACATCTCGATTCCGATGATCGGCATGCTCAAGCGCAAGGCGGAGAAGGTCATCATCGACACAGCGCTGAAGGGGCTCAAGAAGCGCGTCGAGTCGCTCGGCTGA